In Archocentrus centrarchus isolate MPI-CPG fArcCen1 chromosome 1, fArcCen1, whole genome shotgun sequence, the following proteins share a genomic window:
- the LOC115787861 gene encoding von Willebrand factor A domain-containing protein 7-like, whose translation MAVRHAVMLLVAVFLFLPGLTHGFHTAFSTSANHRDITKRAVLRKTAEVCRDLAAAGGRDFNLNIDDNLSVSQVQRACFTSSTSTALLSTDIFETALSAIYGSNEKVDFSLVDVPEFHFHSEAFLGGRDIITKSMSVLKASVKSENFVTAREILGQICHIIQDFYSHSNWVELGKTTPYTTLIKPDQPFENLAGPRTSTCKSCTGDVCADNILPEVLKQGLLTSGYFSSFFSLKPDGKCSHGGSLDKTSKRDPVGGINKDSVDSSHGTFHQKAANLAVDATMQLLEDIRLAVGDKNFLRLMGLSHSYALCFVIDTTGSMSDDIAAAKKVSFDIIDNSKGTLQEPSEYILVPFNDPDFGPVIKTTDATNFKDQINRLTASGGGDEPEMSLSGLQLALTSAPPSSKIYVFTDASAKDSHLKSTINALIERTKSEVTFLLTNVLAVRRRRSSDGQGLSSRALSQSNTQLYRDLAQASGGQAIEVPKSALSLVTAVIKDSSAGAVVTVFQVAMDPGRPDNFNFTADSSINMIVYITGDSALTFSLTSSTGVSQTSSQLDGPLASFTTVGNLRRISLKTQNQTGFWGISVNSNNPYSIKVTDQSSVNFIYTLVEVQQGTEGSISPKEGRPATGGNITLLVTVTGSDTATVTEVTLFDSSRRKELTGSIQALESSNFLVTFKEVTAGDFVVRLRGEDTSSTSRSASYTFQRQASTRITTSSLSVTAQANTTNIEPGTTISIPFTVSSVETGTFTVRVSNDRSFGITSPANVIIAPSDGGKANGTISLSVPASTASGTDVTLTIQAQNADATDINYAILRFSVTAKVTDLSSPVCQVVNISGICNVSSVLCEFSEWKFIANLTDGINGTGIASISLRQGNGTLNTTTVVGPDTEITKLVTYTASCCSQNVELAAVDKVGNVGTCVGQARVLTTPATTTPLITTTPEPTTTPVPTTTPVTTTRQVTETTTINTTSPVTAPFNTTSTGGHTMSITHCVWISVVFSLLCK comes from the exons ATGGCTGTGAGACACGCAGTCATGCTCCTGGTGGCAGTTTTCCTCTTCCTGCCAGGTCTCACACATGGCTTCCACACAGCTTTTTCTACTAGTGCAAATCATCGTGACATCACCAAAAGGGCAGTTCTCAGAAAGACAGCTGAGGTCTGCCGAGaccttgctgctgctggtggacgCGACTTTAACCTGAAT aTTGATGACAACCTGTCAGTTAGTCAGGTGCAAAGGGCCTGTTTCACCTCGTCCACCTCCACTGCTCTGCTCTCTACCGACATCTTCGAAACTGCCCTTAGCGCGATCTATGGTAGCAATGAAAAAGTGGATTTCTCACTGGTAGATGTACCTGAGTTCCATTTTCACAGTGAGGCCTTCCTGGGAGGACGAGATATCATCACAAAAA gCATGTCTGTCCTGAAGGCTAGTGTGAAGTCAGAGAACTTTGTTACTGCAAGGGAGATTCTTGGACAAATTTGTCACATAATTCAG GACTTTTACAGCCACAGTAACTGGGTGGAGCTGGGGAAAACCACTCCTTACACCACTCTGATCAAACCAGATCAACCTTTTGAAAACTTGGCAG GTCCACGTACTTCAACCTGTAAGAGCTGTACGGGAGATGTTTGTGCTGACAACATTTTGCCTGAAGTGCTGAAACAGGGCCTCCTGACCTCAGGCTATTTTAGCAGCTTCTTTTCATTGAAGCCTGATG gtAAATGTAGTCATGGTGGGTCACTTGACAAGACAAGCAAAAGGGACCCAGTTGGGGGCATCAATAAGGATTCTGTTGATTCAAGTCATGGCACATTTCACCAAAAAGCAGCTAATCTGGCAGTGGATGCCACTATGCAACTGTTGGAAGACATCAGACTAGCTGTTGGAGACAAGAACTTTCTGCG ATTGATGGGCCTCTCCCACTCCTATGCACTGTGTTTTGTCATTGATACTACAGGCAGTATGAGTGACGACATTGCTGCAGCAAAGAAAGTTTCCTTTGATATAATTGACAACAGCAAAGGAACACTACAGGAGCCCTCTGAATACATACTGGTACCTTTCAATGATCCAG ACTTTGGGCCTGTGATTAAGACAACTGATGCAACCAACTTCAAAGACCAAATCAACAGGCTCACTGCGTCTGGAGGAGGGGACGAACCAGAGATGAGCTTGTCTGGCCTGCAA CTTGCTCTGACATCAGCTCCACCATCCTCTAAAATCTATGTCTTCACTGATGCCTCAGCCAAAGATTCCCACCTGAAAAGCACCATCAATGCCCTTATAGAGAGAACCAAGTCTGAG GTAACTTTCCTACTGACAAATGTTCTAGCCGTTCGTCGGCGCCGCAGTAGTGATGGTCAAGGTTTGTCATCTCGTGCACTGTCCCAGTCAAATACCCAGCTATATCGTGACCTAGCTCAAGCTTCTGGAGGTCAGGCCATTGAAGTCCCAAAGTCAGCTCTTTCCCTGGTCACGGCTGTTATAAAAGATTCATCAGCTGGTGCTGTG GTGACAGTTTTCCAGGTAGCAATGGATCCTGGACGGCCTGATAATTTTAACTTTACAGCTGATTCATCAATAAACATGATCGTTTACATCACCGGCGATTCAGCTCTCACCTTCAGTCTCACCAGTTCAACAG GAGTATCTCAGACATCAAGTCAGCTTGATGGTCCTCTGGCATCCTTCACCACAGTGGGAAACCTACGCAGAATAAGTCTCAAGACTCAAAATCAAACAGGTTTTTGGGGAATCAGTGTCAACTCTAATAATCCCTACTCTATTAAAGTCACAG atCAAAGTTCTGTGAACTTCATCTATACCCTTGTGGAAGTACAGCAGGGAACCGAAGGCAGCATCAGTCCCAAGGAAGGACGTCCTGCTACAG GTGGTAATATCACTCTCCTGGTCACTGTGACTGGAAGTGACACCGCAACAGTTACAGAGGTCACTCTCTTTGACAGCTCAAGACGAAAGGAGCTCACCGGATCAATACAG GCATTAGAAAGCAGCAACTTTCTGGTAACATTCAAAGAAGTCACAGCAGGAGACTTTGTAGTCCGACTGAGAGGTGAAGACACCAGCTCCACATCCCGGTCTGCTTCATATACCTTCCAGAGACAAGCCTCGACCCGGATCACGACATCCAGTCTCTCTGTTACT GCTCAAGCTAACACAACCAACATAGAACCAGGCACTACCATCTCCATTCCTTTTACAGTGTCTTCAGTTGAAACTGGGACATTCACAGTGCGAGTCAGCAATGACCGTAGCTTTGGTATTACCTCACCTGCAAATGTCATTATTGCACCAAGTGATGGAGGTAAAGCCAATGGAACCATAAGTTTAAGTGTTCCAGCCAGCACTGCATCAGGCACAGATGTGACCCTTACTATTCAGGCACAAAATGCAGATGCCACTGACATCAACTATGCTATCCTCCGGTTTTCTGTGACTGCCAag GTTACAGATTTGTCCAGTCCAGTCTGCCAGGTAGTCAATATATCAGGTATTTGTAATGTCTCCTCCGTCCTCTGTGAGTTTTCTGAGTGGAAGTTCATTGCTAATCTCACCGATGGCATCAATGGGACTGGCATTGCAAGTATCTCCCTCCGCCAAGGGAATGGTACTCTTAATACTACCACAGTGGTTGGACCTGACACTGAGATTACCAAATTGGTTACCTACACTGCCTCCTGCTGCTCACAGAATGTGGAGCTGGCTGCCGTGGACAAAGTAGGAAATGTGGGGACATGTGTGGGACAAGCTAGAGTACTTACCACACCTG CTACAACTACTCCTCTAATTACAACTACCCCTGAACCTACAACTACGCCTGTACCTACAACTACTCCTGTAACTACAACTCGTCAAGTGACCGAAACTACTACTATAAATACAACTTCTCCTGTCACTGCACCATTTAACACAACATCCACTGGAGGGCACACAATGAGCATAACACACTGTGTCTGGATCAGTgttgttttttctctcctttgtaAATAA